The following proteins come from a genomic window of Methanosarcina sp. MTP4:
- a CDS encoding tetratricopeptide repeat protein — MAITRRKSTVNATVSPILAKKIDEGITSEKYSSQSDIVSIALAEHFVHEEQREHEKKMAQLYQVLVEHEEGRALLDEVPRTAKEKAEALTKAGIAHVEAGEYEEAKKCFAKAKELEGKDDLPSTMKSKVVIE, encoded by the coding sequence ATGGCAATTACACGACGAAAAAGCACTGTAAACGCAACGGTGTCTCCAATCCTTGCGAAAAAAATAGACGAAGGGATAACATCCGAAAAATATTCGAGCCAGAGTGACATCGTTTCAATTGCATTAGCAGAGCATTTCGTCCACGAAGAACAGCGCGAACACGAAAAAAAGATGGCACAATTGTATCAAGTTCTTGTAGAACACGAGGAAGGCAGGGCACTCCTGGATGAAGTTCCAAGGACTGCAAAAGAAAAAGCTGAGGCATTGACTAAGGCTGGAATTGCGCATGTTGAAGCTGGAGAATATGAGGAAGCTAAGAAGTGCTTTGCAAAAGCGAAAGAACTTGAAGGGAAAGATGATCTGCCTTCGACTATGAAAAGCAAAGTTGTGATTGAATAA